A genomic window from Oryctolagus cuniculus chromosome 12, mOryCun1.1, whole genome shotgun sequence includes:
- the LRP10 gene encoding low-density lipoprotein receptor-related protein 10 isoform X2 yields MCLQEEFQCLNHRCVPAAQRCDGVDACGDGSDEAGCSSDPFPGLTPASAPTLPCNLTLEDFYGVFSSPGYSHLASVSHPQSCLWLLDPHDGRRLAVRFTALDLGYGDAVHVYDGAGPPEAPRLLRSLTHLNNGKAVTVETLSGQAVVAYHTVAWSSGRGFNATYHVRGYCLPWDRPCGLGSGLGAGEGLGERCYSEAQRCDGSWDCADGTDEENCPGCPPGHYPCGAAGTPSATACYLPADRCNYQTFCADGADERRCRHCQPGNFRCRDEKCVYETWVCDGQPDCADGSDEWDCSYALPRKVITAAIIGSLVCGLLLVIALGCTCKLYAIRTQEYSIFAPLSRMEAEIVQQQAPPSYGQLIAQGAIPPVDDFPTENPNDNSVLGNLRSLLQILRQDMTPGGASGARRRQRGRSVRRLVRRLRRWGLLPRANPPARAPETRSQVASPAAPPEALDGSAGPAPEGGAVGGQDGEQAPPLPVKAPLPAASTSPALPPAPEAPEPLPSGPLEPSLLSGVVQALRGRFLPSLRPLGPTWPPPGPQAAVLAPEDEDDVLLVPLAEPGVWVVEAEDEPLLA; encoded by the exons ATGTGCCTGCAGGAGGAGTTCCAGTGCCTGAACCACCGCTGCGTGCCTGCTGCCCAGCGCTGCGATGGGGTCGATGCGTGTGGCGATGGCTCTGATGAGGCAGGTTGCAGCTCAGACCCCTTCCCTGGCCtgaccccagcctctgcccctaCCCTGCCCTGTAATCTCACCTTGGAGGACTTCTACGGGGTCTTCTCCTCCCCGGGATACTCACACCTGGCCTCAGTCTCCCACCCCCAGTCCTGCCTCTGGCTGCTGGACCCCCACGATGGCCGGCGGCTTGCGGTGCGCTTCACGGCGCTGGACTTGGGCTATGGAGATGCAGTGCACGTGTATGATGGCGCCGGGCCCCCTGAGGCCCCCCGGCTACTGCGCAGTCTCACCCACTTGAACAATGGCAAGGCTGTCACCGTGGAGACCCTGTCTGGCCAGGCTGTCGTGGCCTACCACACGGTTGCTTGGAGCAGCGGCCGGGGCTTCAACGCCACCTACCACGTGCGAGGCTACTGCTTGCCTTGGGATCGGCCCTGCGGCCTAGGCTCTGGCCTAGGGGCCGGGGAAGGCCTGGGTGAGCGCTGCTACAGCGAGGCGCAGCGCTGTGACGGCTCGTGGGACTGTGCTGATGGCACAGATGAGGAGAACTGCCCGGGCTGCCCGCCCGGACATTACCCCTGTGGGGCTGCCGGCACCCCCAGTGCCACGGCCTGCTACCTGCCTGCTGACCGCTGCAACTACCAGACCTTCTGTGCTGACGGAGCAGACGAGAGGCGCTGCCGGCACTGCCAGCCTGGCAACTTCCGGTGCCGGGACGAGAAGTGCGTGTATGAGACATGGGTGTGCGATGGACAGCCAGACTGTGCCGACGGCAGCGATGAGTGGGACTGCTCCTACGCCCTGCCCCGCAAGGTCATTACGGCCGCCATCATCGGCAGCCTTGTGTGTGGGCTGCTGCTGGTCATCgccctgggctgcacctgcaAGCTCTATGCCATTCGCACCCAGGAGTACAG CATCTTCGCCCCCCTCTCCCGGATGGAGGCCGAGATTGTGCAGCAGCAGGCGCCCCCTTCCTATGGGCAGCTCATTGCCCAGGGCGCCATCCCGCCTGTGGACGACTTCCCTACAGAGAACCCCAATGAC AACTCGGTGCTGGGCAACCTGCGCTCTCTGCTGCAGATCCTGCGCCAGGATATGACTCCAGGGGGTGCCTCGGGAGCCCGCCGCCGCCAGCGGGGCCGCTCGGTGCGCCGCCTGGTGCGCCGCCTCCGCCGCTGGGGCCTGCTTCCTCGAGCCAACCCCCCAGCTCGGGCCCCTGAGACCAGATCCCAGGTGGCATCTCCCGCTGCTCCCCCTGAGGCCTTGGATGGCAGCGCGGGTCCAGCCCCAGAAGGCGGGGCAGTGGGTGGGCAGGATGGGGAGCAGGCACCCCCACTGCCTGTCAAGGCTCCTCTCCCAGCTGCCAGCACATccccagctctccctcctgcccccgaGGCCCCAGAGCCATTGCCCTCGGGGCCCCTGGAGCCATCGCTGTTGTCTGGAGTGGTGCAGGCCCTTCGAGGCCGCTTCCTGCCCAGTCTGCGGCCTCTGGGACCAACCTGGCCCCCGCCTGGGCCCCAGGCAGCAGTCCTGGCACCAGAGGATGAGGACGATGTGCTGCTGGTGCCGCTGGCTGAGCCCGGGGTCTGGGTGGTCGAGGCAGAGGATGAGCCGCTGCTTGCCTGa
- the LRP10 gene encoding low-density lipoprotein receptor-related protein 10 isoform X1 — translation MLPATFLLLLLGGALAHPDRILFPNPACEDPPALLLEVQGTLQRPLSRDSRGSPVNCTWLILGSKEQTVTVRFQKLHLACGSERLILHSPLQPLISLCEAPASPLQLPGGNVTITYSYAGARAPVGPGFLLSYSQDWLMCLQEEFQCLNHRCVPAAQRCDGVDACGDGSDEAGCSSDPFPGLTPASAPTLPCNLTLEDFYGVFSSPGYSHLASVSHPQSCLWLLDPHDGRRLAVRFTALDLGYGDAVHVYDGAGPPEAPRLLRSLTHLNNGKAVTVETLSGQAVVAYHTVAWSSGRGFNATYHVRGYCLPWDRPCGLGSGLGAGEGLGERCYSEAQRCDGSWDCADGTDEENCPGCPPGHYPCGAAGTPSATACYLPADRCNYQTFCADGADERRCRHCQPGNFRCRDEKCVYETWVCDGQPDCADGSDEWDCSYALPRKVITAAIIGSLVCGLLLVIALGCTCKLYAIRTQEYSIFAPLSRMEAEIVQQQAPPSYGQLIAQGAIPPVDDFPTENPNDNSVLGNLRSLLQILRQDMTPGGASGARRRQRGRSVRRLVRRLRRWGLLPRANPPARAPETRSQVASPAAPPEALDGSAGPAPEGGAVGGQDGEQAPPLPVKAPLPAASTSPALPPAPEAPEPLPSGPLEPSLLSGVVQALRGRFLPSLRPLGPTWPPPGPQAAVLAPEDEDDVLLVPLAEPGVWVVEAEDEPLLA, via the exons ATGCTGCCggccaccttcctcctcctcctcctcg gAGGCGCTCTGGCTCACCCAGATCGGATCCTTTTCCCCAATCCCG cctgtgaggatcccccagccctgctcttggAGGTACAGGGCACCTTGCAGAGGCCCCTGAGTCGGGACAGCCGCGGCTCCCCTGTCAACTGCACCTGGCTCATCCTGGGCAGCAAGGAGCAGACTGTGACAGTCAG GTTCCAGAAGTTGCACCTGGCCTGTGGCTCAGAGCGCTTAATCCTGCACTCCCCTCTCCAGCCACTGATCTCCCTGTGTGAGGCACCTGCCAGTCCTCTGCAGCTGCCAGGTGGCAACGTCACCATCACCTACAGCTATGCTGGGGCCAGGGCACCAGTAGGCCCGGGCTTTCTGCTCTCCTACAGCCAAG ATTGGCTGATGTGCCTGCAGGAGGAGTTCCAGTGCCTGAACCACCGCTGCGTGCCTGCTGCCCAGCGCTGCGATGGGGTCGATGCGTGTGGCGATGGCTCTGATGAGGCAGGTTGCAGCTCAGACCCCTTCCCTGGCCtgaccccagcctctgcccctaCCCTGCCCTGTAATCTCACCTTGGAGGACTTCTACGGGGTCTTCTCCTCCCCGGGATACTCACACCTGGCCTCAGTCTCCCACCCCCAGTCCTGCCTCTGGCTGCTGGACCCCCACGATGGCCGGCGGCTTGCGGTGCGCTTCACGGCGCTGGACTTGGGCTATGGAGATGCAGTGCACGTGTATGATGGCGCCGGGCCCCCTGAGGCCCCCCGGCTACTGCGCAGTCTCACCCACTTGAACAATGGCAAGGCTGTCACCGTGGAGACCCTGTCTGGCCAGGCTGTCGTGGCCTACCACACGGTTGCTTGGAGCAGCGGCCGGGGCTTCAACGCCACCTACCACGTGCGAGGCTACTGCTTGCCTTGGGATCGGCCCTGCGGCCTAGGCTCTGGCCTAGGGGCCGGGGAAGGCCTGGGTGAGCGCTGCTACAGCGAGGCGCAGCGCTGTGACGGCTCGTGGGACTGTGCTGATGGCACAGATGAGGAGAACTGCCCGGGCTGCCCGCCCGGACATTACCCCTGTGGGGCTGCCGGCACCCCCAGTGCCACGGCCTGCTACCTGCCTGCTGACCGCTGCAACTACCAGACCTTCTGTGCTGACGGAGCAGACGAGAGGCGCTGCCGGCACTGCCAGCCTGGCAACTTCCGGTGCCGGGACGAGAAGTGCGTGTATGAGACATGGGTGTGCGATGGACAGCCAGACTGTGCCGACGGCAGCGATGAGTGGGACTGCTCCTACGCCCTGCCCCGCAAGGTCATTACGGCCGCCATCATCGGCAGCCTTGTGTGTGGGCTGCTGCTGGTCATCgccctgggctgcacctgcaAGCTCTATGCCATTCGCACCCAGGAGTACAG CATCTTCGCCCCCCTCTCCCGGATGGAGGCCGAGATTGTGCAGCAGCAGGCGCCCCCTTCCTATGGGCAGCTCATTGCCCAGGGCGCCATCCCGCCTGTGGACGACTTCCCTACAGAGAACCCCAATGAC AACTCGGTGCTGGGCAACCTGCGCTCTCTGCTGCAGATCCTGCGCCAGGATATGACTCCAGGGGGTGCCTCGGGAGCCCGCCGCCGCCAGCGGGGCCGCTCGGTGCGCCGCCTGGTGCGCCGCCTCCGCCGCTGGGGCCTGCTTCCTCGAGCCAACCCCCCAGCTCGGGCCCCTGAGACCAGATCCCAGGTGGCATCTCCCGCTGCTCCCCCTGAGGCCTTGGATGGCAGCGCGGGTCCAGCCCCAGAAGGCGGGGCAGTGGGTGGGCAGGATGGGGAGCAGGCACCCCCACTGCCTGTCAAGGCTCCTCTCCCAGCTGCCAGCACATccccagctctccctcctgcccccgaGGCCCCAGAGCCATTGCCCTCGGGGCCCCTGGAGCCATCGCTGTTGTCTGGAGTGGTGCAGGCCCTTCGAGGCCGCTTCCTGCCCAGTCTGCGGCCTCTGGGACCAACCTGGCCCCCGCCTGGGCCCCAGGCAGCAGTCCTGGCACCAGAGGATGAGGACGATGTGCTGCTGGTGCCGCTGGCTGAGCCCGGGGTCTGGGTGGTCGAGGCAGAGGATGAGCCGCTGCTTGCCTGa